From the genome of Prunus persica cultivar Lovell chromosome G8, Prunus_persica_NCBIv2, whole genome shotgun sequence:
gatCTGGGTTTCAGCTGTATCGGTTTCTTGTAAGGAGGACTGGGAGTAAGTTCAGTGCGGTGATTTTGAAGAGGCTGTTCATGAGCAAGGTGAACAAGGCCCCTCTCTCCCTTTCCAGATTGATTCGTTACATGAACGGGAAGGATGGTAAGATCGCTGTGGTCGTCGGGACTGTGACAGACGACATTCGAGTTTATGAAGTACCTGCTCTGAAAGTGACTGCTCTTAGGTTCACTGAAACCGCCAGGGCTCGGATTGAGAAGGCTGGTGGAGAGTGCTTGACTTTTGACCAGCTGGCTCTCAGGGCCCCTCTTGGCCAGAACACGGTATGTCTGTTGCCAATTTActtgttttttcatatttatttgtatatttaGTTATCTGAATGACCTGCAAACTTgtggtttttgggttttgttggaTTTGATAGTTCAATTATGATATTTTGCCTTCATGCGTACACTTCACTTGACTAAGAGTAAAAATCTCATAGAAAAGTAACATGATCTTCTAGTCTTTTCACAATATGTAATTTAAAATCATGATCGTGCCAgtatcaaaccaaaccaaggGTATTGTTTCAAACTTGTAGTTAATATGTGACACTAGGTTCACAGATATGGGTGCTATTGGGTGGTGTAGGTTATCGGGATATGATATTATGACAGAAAATAAGCATTTGGGTTGGAGATAAAAGTGCCATAGCAAATTGTCTACTGTAATTTAGCTTAGTGGTCGTTATGAAGTGGACTATTTCATTGTGAGAGGAGAATCTTGAACTATTTGCGACACCATGTAGAGGATAGCATATGTTGGTGAAGATTAATGGAAGCTGTCGTGAAAATTGGAGGTGTAGTGTCTTTTTAGGTGCAAAAAGAGTGGTGAGGAGAATTTTGAACCATCTGGTATAGGTAGTTACGGTTTTGAAATCTGATAATCTGTTTTGGTGCATTCTAAGATTAGTATCTTCTTCTATTCATCCCTCTGTGTTCAcaagaatttttttgaataaaaggATTATGCTGATAAATAAACAACAATTCTTTCTGCAGGTTCTTCTCAGAGGACCAAAGAATGCTCGTGAAGCTGTGAAGCACTTTGGACCTGCTCCTGGTGTGCCTCACAGTCACACCAAACCCTATGTACGATCAAAGGGTAGGAAATTTGAGAAGGCTAGAGGCAAAAGGAACAGCAAGGGTTTCCGTGTTTAAGAGTTGCAAAACAAGTCATCTCCCTATTTTCAGTTGTGTTTTTCTCACTTTGCGTTATTGTTGGACCTATTATGTTATCAATAGCTTATCATCATCTATATTTCCATTGTTCCCTATGACTATAGCTTTTGAGAGGAAGATATTTAGATGTTTGAAGGATTAATTGATACTTGCAGAAATGTATGGTAGATGTTGaagattttgtttaattcGATTTTGGTTTGATATTAGTACTTTTCTCTCCCTCACTCATCTTCATGCATGAAGCcacaaacaaattttaaataatattttgatttaGCCCACCTACCACTAGAAGCTATCCTCATTTCTGAAAATGAAATCGATGGCTCTtccaaaattaatgaattgcTGATAGTAAAGTTGAACCACTcttatattgtaatttgtaaatgCTAATAAATAAGCCAATGAGGCTTGCAGCATAATCACGATGATCAAAAGATAGAACAAGCTCTGcattttattattacataAGCAAACCCTAAGGACGAAAATCTCAAACTAGATTCAACTTGAAAGCGAGGTTCGATAATGTCGCACTGCTTTTTAGACGTCATTATACGGTTATGTAGCCAAACTTATTGAAGTAGCAACTGCGAAACAAACATAGTGGGCTAACAAAAATCAGAACTTCTGGATGAAGTCATATACGTGCCGACTGATTTCGTCGGGCCTTTCCTGGTTAATAAAGTGAGCTCCATCTTCAATCACAACCACCTCTTGCAAAAATGGCACATCTCTTTTGAAGCCTCCATTATGTATATAGTTCTTCACGCCTGGGATATGATAGGTGATGTCCAGGTCGCCCACAATAAACTTGACCGGTACTTTGACCTGTAGCCCTGTCCATGGTCCTGTAAGCTCCCAGGTTCTGcaaccaagaagaaaatacTTAATTGGAATATGCATCCAACCCATTTCAATACAAACAATTTTGCTTCAAGCTACTTAAATGTCATCTGATTTCTGATCTCTAACTCAAAATTTCTGTCGAGAAATTACCTTTACAATCTAAGAAAGACAATGTATTCAACATATGATAACCAATTCAAAGGGAAAGGTGTAGGTACGTACAAGTTCAAAGCTCGATAATAGTTCAATCCACCAACAAACCCCGTCTTGCTGAATTTGCTGGCAAAATAATTAAGGTCCTCTTCTGACAGCCAAGGGGGCAAGGTTTCTGGAGTTTTCCAAGCTCTTAATCCTAGTTCTTTAGGTAGGCATGGAGGTTTTGGACTACGACCAGTAAGAAACTTTTTCATTATTGATGTAGTATCATAACCAGCAAATTCTTTTTCGATCTCCCCAGGTTCCTACAGCACAGCATTCCTCAACAAAAGGATttgatgcatatatatatatatatatatatattcgttATGAGAGTTACATAAGGATTTGAGTAACAAGAGCTATGCCTCAACAAAATCACCAAGAAACAAATAGTCCTTAACAATGAGcaggtataaaaaaaattctcattaAGCTCAAACTGTGGCTTAAATTCATTAATCTCAAACGGTATTCAGGCGACGACGAATTTTCATAATTGAAAGTAGTCCATAACATGAATATATGAACTAGTTTTGTCAGTGGGTGTACCGTGTAGCAAAGAATCAGATCTAACAAAGTGGCAAACCGCTGGTCAAATTACCCAAGTCTGGTTTTGAAGGACGGATCTCTGAGAACTAAAATTTGCGCACAAGGAAGGGGTGTGGGTTGCGCACAAGGAAGGGGTGTGGGTTGTGCAGTTGTAATAGTAGCCTAAAAGGAGGTTGTTGCGCAGACTGAATACATCATTAATGAGAATGAATTTAACAGGCGCATACACCCAATGTCAGTATAATAAATTCAACAGTTAATAGCAAATATATAGATAATCTGACTGCATAACCTTATCAGCATACATATGATAAAAGTATACCATCTTGGGGAATATTCAGATTAAGCAATCTCCACAAAATATCAATCAATTCATAAATGAAATGCGaacatggaaaagaaaagaagcaaagcaaaaaagaagagaactTCTTGTTGTAGAATAGAGCAGTGAATAATTCAGCAAAGGGGAGCCAAAAAAAAGGCAATTGGAATCTGACCCAACAAATATCATATACTGAATCACAAAATGATTGCAACTTTTCAATCAGATcgaaaaggaaattaaaaaaattgaaagaacgTGATTTACCTGGAACCTGCAAATATAGTAATCATCACCGAACAAGGCCCTGAAACCATCGACAGGCTTTCTCTTTGGGTTCCTGGGACTGAAGGCCACACTCATGTTGACCAAGGCCTTGACTCGGTCAGGCCTGAACAAGCAGAACCACCAGGCAATGACGGCGCCCCAGTCATGGCCGACCAAGAAGACTTGGTCAATACCCAGATGGTCAAGGAGGCCAATGAGGTCACCAACTATGTGCAGGGCCGAGTAGGAGGCAGGGGAAGGTGGTGCGTCGGTGTCACCGAAGCCTCGGAGGTCAGGGGCTATGCAACGGTAGCCCAAggatgagagagaaaggagcTGGTGGCGCCATGAGTACCAGAGCTCCGGGAATCCATGGAGGAAGAGCACAACTGGGCCTGTACCGATTGACGCTATGTGCATGTTTATGCCGTTTGTGCTTACCGTTGTGTGCTCAATTTTCTCCATCTCTGttgactctctctctgtgtgccttggtttctctgtttcttgctcTGTTATGTTTGGTCTTGTTATGTGGtgggtgtatatatatatatagatagagagaga
Proteins encoded in this window:
- the LOC18767600 gene encoding 60S ribosomal protein L18-2, whose amino-acid sequence is MGIDLVAGGKSKKTKRTAPKSDDIYLKLLVKLYRFLVRRTGSKFSAVILKRLFMSKVNKAPLSLSRLIRYMNGKDGKIAVVVGTVTDDIRVYEVPALKVTALRFTETARARIEKAGGECLTFDQLALRAPLGQNTVLLRGPKNAREAVKHFGPAPGVPHSHTKPYVRSKGRKFEKARGKRNSKGFRV
- the LOC18767346 gene encoding uncharacterized protein LOC18767346 produces the protein MLHSLPLSLSPSLSLSLSIYIYIYTHHITRPNITEQETEKPRHTERESTEMEKIEHTTVSTNGINMHIASIGTGPVVLFLHGFPELWYSWRHQLLSLSSLGYRCIAPDLRGFGDTDAPPSPASYSALHIVGDLIGLLDHLGIDQVFLVGHDWGAVIAWWFCLFRPDRVKALVNMSVAFSPRNPKRKPVDGFRALFGDDYYICRFQEPGEIEKEFAGYDTTSIMKKFLTGRSPKPPCLPKELGLRAWKTPETLPPWLSEEDLNYFASKFSKTGFVGGLNYYRALNLTWELTGPWTGLQVKVPVKFIVGDLDITYHIPGVKNYIHNGGFKRDVPFLQEVVVIEDGAHFINQERPDEISRHVYDFIQKF